The Deinococcus sp. KNUC1210 nucleotide sequence GGTGTTCAGGGCAATCGGTAATTGATTCCGGCCCGCAGCCCGAAGCTGAGCTGCACCCCCGTCACGCTGCCGAACGCGATTCCCGGTCCTGCCGAGGCTTCCACAAACGGCGTGAAGGCCGTGGCATTGGCGAAGTTCACGCCCGTCAGCACATTCGGATACAGCCCCACACGCACGCCACGGGTAGGAAAGGCCAGTGCCACGCCCAGTCCGAAACCGTAATACGGTTGCACATACCCCTGAAGTTGTGGCGGCAACGGCATCAGGTAGGCCACGTCTGCCGCTGCCGCCGAATCTTCGAAGACCGGCACAAGCCTGCCGTACCCCAGGCCCACCCGCACGCCGTTATCCTGCTGATACTGCGCGCCCACCATCAGTGCGCCCGTCTGGAAACTGCCGACCACGCCCAGCTGATCGGCGGCGAGGGCACTGGACACGGCACAGGAAGCGAAAGAAGAAGGCCGGACAGTGCGGAGTTCATCCGGGCAGTATAGGAAGGCAGGGCGCGCCGATGTGCTCAGATGAACGCAGCAGAAAGCCCCGCCTGAGAGACGGGGCCAGATGCAGGAAAGCTGAGTTCAGGGCAGCTGGTAGTTCAGGCCGATACGCCCGCCGTAGCCGAAGCCGATGCCCGTGCCGCTGCCGACCGTGATGCTGGGGCCAGCGTTCAGCTCAGCGAAGACGCTGAGGGGAGCCGAGACGTTGTACTTCAGGCCTGCCAGCACGTGCGGGTAGATCGAAACAGCCGAGCCGCCGCCCAGGTACACGCCCGCGTCGAGGCCGAAGCCGTAGTAGGGCGACAGGCCGCCGAAGTTCTGACCGCTGATGTTGTTCAGGTAATCGACGCCGCCGCCGAGGGTCAGGCCGCTGGAGCTCAGGCCGAAGAACGACAGGTTCAGGCCGTAGCGGATTGCGGAACCCGCGCTCAGATCACTCTGGTAGTGAACGGTCAGGCCGGAGCCGACAGAGCCGCCGATGTAGTTGGCTGCCAGTGCAGGGGTGGCACTTGCCAGGGCGAGGGTGGTCAGGCCAAACAGGATCTTCTTCATGAAGAGAGTGTACACGCGGTCCAGTGACAGGACGCTTAGAAACTCTGAATGGTATATACAGTGACTGTTGAGGGAAAGGCAGTGTATTGGCGCTTGTCAGAGCGTCTATGCATCTTCATATTCAGCGAAAATTCCAGGCCGTCTGCTCTGAATTCGCCCGCTTGGAAGGAAGGGACCGGGGTCTTTGATCTGGGTCAGGAGCACCGGGCAAGAACAGACAGGCAGGCGCCTGCCTTCCGGCGATATGCGGAGAAATCAGCCTGCTGCCGTGTGCCCGGCATGCCCTCTGGAGCACCCCAGAATGCATAACCATACATTGCCGTGACGCACCCAGCCTCAATCCGTGCCATACTGCTTCTCTGGAATGCCCAAGCGCACTGACTTACATACAATCCTGATCCTCGGCAGCGGCCCCATTCAGATCGGGCAGGCTGCCGAGTTCGATTACTCCGGTACTCAGGCCCTGAAGGCGCTGAAGAAAGAAGGCTACCGCGTGGTGCTGGTCAACAGTAACCCGGCGACCATCATGACCGACCCCGAGTTGAGCGACGCGACCTATCTGGAACCGCTGACGCCCGAATTCGTCGAGAAGGTGATCGCGCTCGAACAGCCGGACGCTCTGCTGCCCACGCTCGGCGGTCAGACGGCGCTGAATCTGGCGATGGAACTGCATGAGCGCGGGGTGCTGGAAAAATACGGCGTCGAGCTGATCGGCGCGGGTGTCGAGGCCATCAAGAAGGGCGAAGACCGCGAACTGTTCCAGGCGGCCATGAAGAAGATCGGCGTGGAAACGGCGCGCGGCCAGATGGTTCACAGCATGGAAGAGGCCATTGCCTACCAGAAGGAACTCGGCCTGCCCGTCGTCATCCGGCCCAGTTTCACGCTCGGCGGCACAGGCGGCGGCATCGCGCACACCTACGAGGAATTTCTGGACATCACCGAGGGCGGCCTGCGCGACAGCCCCGTGACAAGCGTGCTGCTGGAAGAGAGCATTCTGGGCTGGAAGGAATACGAGCTGGAAGTGATGCGCGATACCGCCGACACGGTCATCATCATCACCAGCATCGAGAACTTCGACCCGATGGGCGTGCATACCGGCGACAGCATCACCGTCGCGCCCGCCCAGACGCTCAGCGACGTGGAATACCAGCGGCTGCGCGACCAGAGTCTTGCCATCATCCGTGAAATCGGTGTGGCGACGGGCGGCAGCAACATCCAGTTTGCGGTCAACCCCGACAACGGGCGCGTGATCGTGATCGAGATGAATCCGCGTGTGTCGCGCTCCAGTGCCCTGGCGAGCAAGGCCACCGGCTTTCCGATCGCCAAGATCGCCGCGCTGCTGGCGGTGGGCTACCACCTGGACGAGCTGCCCAACGACATCACCCGCGTGACGCCCGCTTCGTTCGAGCCGAGCATCGACTACGTAGTGACGAAGATTCCGCGCTTCGCCTTCGAGAAATTCCCCGGCACCTCCGATCACCTGGGCACCCAGATGAGATCGGTGGGCGAAGTGATGGCAGTGGGGCGCACCTTCAAGGAGAGCCTGCAAAAAGCGCTGCGAAGCACCGAGAGCGATACGCGTGGGCTGTACGCCCAGATGGACAGAGCAGGGCTGCGGGCGCTGCTGTACCCCAACCCGCGCCGCCTGGAAGCGGTGATCGAGCTGCTGCGGCGCGGCGAGACGGTGGACGAGCTCTTCGAGGCCACCAAAATCGACCGCTGGTTCCTGTGTCAGCTGCACGAGATCGTGGCCGCCGAGTCCGAGATTCTGGAGCTGGGGCCCATCACTGGCTGGAAGTACGAATACTGGCGCGAGGTCAAGCGCCTGGGCTTCTCGGATGCGCGAATCGGGGAAATCGTCGGGCTGAGCGAGCTGGCCGTGCGGGCGCTCCGCAAGGAGGCGAAGGCCACGCCCGTGTACAAGACGGTGGACACCTGCGCCGCCGAATTCGAGGCGTACACGCCGTATCACTACAGCACCTACGAATGGGAAGATGAGGTGACGGCCACCGACAAGCCCAAGGTGGTGATTCTGGGCAGCGGTCCCAACCGCATCGGGCAGGGCGTGGAGTTCGACTACGCTACCGTGCACGCGGTCTGGGCTCTTCAGGAAGCCGGGTACGAGACCATCATGGTCAACTCCAACCCCGAAACGGTGAGCACCGACTACGATACCGCCGACCGCCTGTACTTCGAGCCGCTGACCTTCGAAGACGTGATGAACATCGTCGAGCACGAAAAACCCATCGGCGTGATCGTGCAGCTCGGCGGGCAGACGCCGCTGAAACTGGCGAAACGGCTGGCAGACGCCGGAGCGCCGATCATCGGAACGAGTCCGGAGACCATCGACGAGGCCGAAGACCGCGCCAGCTTCAACGCGCTGTGCGAGCGCCTAGGCATTCCGCAGCCAAAGGGGCTGGTGGCGAGAGACGCCAGCGAAGCGCAGGAACTCGCCGCCCGGCTGGGCTTTCCGCTGATGGCCCGCCCCAGTTATGTGCTGGGAGGCCGCGCCATGCGGACGGTGCACAGCGCTGCCGAACTCCAGACGTATCTGGACGAGGTGTACTCGGTGGTGGAAGGGCAGCCCAGCATCCTGCTCGATCAGTACCTGGAAGGAGCGCTGGAACTCGACGTGGACACGCTCTGCGACGGGCAGACAGCGGTGGTGGCGGGCATCATGGAGCACATCGAGGCCGCCGGGGTGCACTCGGGCGACAGCGCCTGCATCATTCCGCCCGTGCATCTGAGCGCCGAACTGAGTGCCACGGTCAAGGCCACCACCGAGCGGCTCGCGCTGGAACTGGGCGTGAAGGGCCTGATGAACGTGCAGTGGGCCATCAAGGACGGCGTGCCGTACATTCTGGAAGCCAACCCGCGTGCCAGCCGCACCGTGCCCTACGTGAGCAAGGCCACCGGGCACCCGCTCGCCAAGTACGCCGCCCGCATCGCCGTCGGGCAGACGCTGGAAGAAATCGGGTTGACCCAGACGCCCACGCCCGCCATGTACAGCGTCAAGGAAGTGCATCTGCCGTTCCTGAAGTTCCGGGGCGTGCTGCCCATCCTGGGGCCAGAGATGAAGAGCACGGGCGAAAGCATGGGCATCGACGCCGATCCGTACCTGGCGTACTACCGCGCCGAGATCGGGGCCAAGAGCAACCTGCCACTGACGGGCACGGCGCTGCTGCTGGGCGACGGTCTGGACGACGTTGCCGCCGAGCTGGAGCGGGCCGGGCTGAGCGTGATTCGGACGCAGGACGGCGAGAAGCTGCCCGACCTGCTGATCGACGTGACCGGAAGCCGGCTTCTGCGCACGGCGCTGGAACGCGGCGTCCCGATTGTGAGCACGCGCGAAGGGGCGGAGTGGACAGCGAAGGCGATTGCGGCAGCGGTCGGGGCGGAGCTGAACGTCAGGAGTTTGCAGGGGTGGCTACAGGCCTAAACCGGTCTTCTCTTCCCCCTGAGCAGAGCAGCGTCTAGCCCTGACCGCTCACCAGTTCTCCCAGCCGCAGCACCGTGCGCCAGTTACGCGTGGTGGTCTTCACCTTCAGGCGGTCGGGGTTCAGCTTCGTGCGGCCCATACCGTCCGGCGTGTGCAGGTACAGTTCCAGCCCGCTGTGCGTCCACTCGTCGGCCCCGCTCGGCACGGCTCCAAACGCTGCCAGCCCCGCCGAAGTCGGCAGTGCGTCCAGCAGCGTCAGATGAACCTTGCTGCCGTCGGCCTCGGCCTGAAGCGGGTATGGGTTGCGGCCGATGATGTCCTGCCACTGCGCCGCACTCCGCAGCAGCACCGCCACCGGAAAGCCAAAGGCCTGCAACAGGGCGGCCTCCAGAGCGGGCCTGCCGATGTCGCCCTCGAAGACCACGTTTCCGCTCTGGATGTACGTCTGAACATGCGTCAGACCCAGGCTTTCGAAGACGGATTTCAGGGCGGCCATCGGCACCGGATGGTGTCCACCGACATTGATGCCGCGCAGCAGCGCCACGGTTGTCATGCTTCAGAGTGTGGCGCATGGCAGAGCCGTTCCGGTCGTCTACAAGAAATAAAGCGCTTTACATTGTTACCTTTCTTGCCACAACCCGGCGGCTTACAGGGCATCATCTGAAGCATGACGACTGCTCCCTCTGCGCGCCTACAAGTCGATATCTGGTCCGACATCGCCTGCCCGTGGTGCTATGTGGGCAAACGCCGCTTCGAGCAGGCGCTGGCAAAGTTCCCTCAGCGCGGCGAGGTGGACGTGGTGTGGCACAGCTTTGAACTCGACCCTGCGGCCCAGTCGCACGCGTCGCTGAACATGCGCGACATCCTGGCGAAGAAGTACGGCCGGAGCCAGGAGCAGGCCCAGCAGATGCTGGACAGCATGACGCAGACCGCCGACGCCGAGGGCCTGACCTATCATTTCGACCGCCTTCAGGTCGCCAACACCTTTCAGGCTCATCAACTGCTGCATCTGGCCGCCGAACACGGCAGGCAGGCGGCCCTGAAAGAGCGGCTGCTGCACGCCCATTTCAGCGAAGGTCTGAATGTGGATGACCCCGAGACGCTGATCACACTGGCCGCCGAGGTCGGGCTGGACAGCGCACTGATACGCCGGGCACTGGAGCAGCAGACCTACGCCGAAGCCGTGCGCCAGGATGAGGCCCAGGCACAGCGCTACGGCATTCAGGGTGTGCCGTTTTTCGTGCTGGACGGGACGTATGGCGTCAGCGGCGCCCAGTCGCCCGAAACGCTGCTGAATGCGTTGCAGCAGACCTGGAGCGAGCGCCACCCCCTTCAGCTGATCGGGGTAGGCAGCGATTCGAGCGCCGCCGGACTCTGCGACGACGGCAGCTGCACCGTACCGGCCCCCCGAGATCAGAATTGACGACGTGATCAATGTCACGCCGGGTGTGCCGAAAGCACCGAGTATCTTCCCCGACTTCATGAAAGTCGGATAGAATCATAGAGAACGCAGGCATCACTCGCCCCCTCTCGACGTTTCGTCTCATCTGTTCTGCCGCCACTTCTGACAGTCGTTGTTCAGGTCTGCGTTATACCGTCCTGCATCCGTCGCCACGTTCACTGTGCTGACCGGCAGCGTCTGTGCAGGCCGTCCAGCGAGCAGGTGTCACAGTGACCAGAAAGATCAGGGGGGTCATCATCGAGCGCAAGTCGAGCCGTTCGCCCTTCGTCGAACCTCCCGGACCGGATGACACGCCGTCTCTGCAGGATGTTTCGGTCACCCAGGCCTGGACCTCGGTCAAGCGCACCACCTTCCTGATCATCGGGCCGCTGGGCATCCTGGCGTGTGGGCTGGCGCTGCTGGCCCAGTGGCACAGCATGGACAGCCTCGACCGCTACGCTCTGCCCGGCCTGTCGGTGGCGCTCCTCCTCCTGACGCTGCTGCTGACCATGCGCCGCATTGAAGTCGGGCTTGCCACGTTCACAGCCTTCATCGCGACCACCGCGTATTTCCTGCTGGCGCTGAACCATCAGTTCGCGTGGTTCGTGCCCAAGTATCAGATGCTCAGCGAGAACACCTACTGGTTCTCCGTGCTCTACGCCACCGCCTTCATCGCCTTCCGGACCCGCTACGCCTTCCGCATCTGCGCCGTCATCTTCGGGCTGGCGTGTGTCATCTGCGGCTCTCATCTGCTGCAGCTGCGCTCTCAGGGCCTGCTGAACGACCGGATGCTGGCCTCCACGCTCCAGTTTCTGTTCTCCAGCGCCGTGCTGGTGCTGGCGCAGTACGCAGTGGGACGGCTGCGACACCAGCTGGATCAGGTGAAGATGGCGGCCTACCTGGACGTGCTGACCGGTCTGCCCAACCGCCGCTACGCCCAGCAGCTCCTCGAACGCAGCATGGCCCAGCACCGTCCCTTCGCGCTGGTGATGCTCGACCTCGATCATTTCAAGGCGGTCAACGACACCTTCGGCCATCAGGCGGGCGATCTGGTGTTGCGCGAGACCAGCCGGATCATCAGCCGCCACCTCAGCGGGGCGCAGCAGATGGTGCGCTGGGGGGCGAGGAATTCGTGCTGATCCTGCCGGGGCTGAAAAAACGTGAGGGCAAGGCACTGGCCGAGACGGCGCGGGCCGACCTGAACGCGCACGTCTTTGATGAGGTGGGGCGGATTTCAGCGAGCTTCGGGGTGGCGGAATATCTGGCGGGCGAGCGGCTGGAAACACTGATGGCCCGGGCCGACGCAGCGCTGTATGCCGCCAAGCGTCAGGGCCGGAACGGCGTGCGCGTCGCCATGGACGACGGTCGCCTCACCCGCATGGACCTCGCCGCCGCCGAGACGACTCCGGCAGACGGTCTGGTCTCCCCCGTGATTCCGCCGCCTGACGCCGCCTCCGACCAGCACAGGAGCCGCTGAATGGTCCTCCCGTCCTCTGTGCTGCCCGACCTCGCCGCCGACAAGACCCAGTGGCGC carries:
- a CDS encoding DsbA family oxidoreductase, coding for MTTAPSARLQVDIWSDIACPWCYVGKRRFEQALAKFPQRGEVDVVWHSFELDPAAQSHASLNMRDILAKKYGRSQEQAQQMLDSMTQTADAEGLTYHFDRLQVANTFQAHQLLHLAAEHGRQAALKERLLHAHFSEGLNVDDPETLITLAAEVGLDSALIRRALEQQTYAEAVRQDEAQAQRYGIQGVPFFVLDGTYGVSGAQSPETLLNALQQTWSERHPLQLIGVGSDSSAAGLCDDGSCTVPAPRDQN
- a CDS encoding DUF1697 domain-containing protein gives rise to the protein MTTVALLRGINVGGHHPVPMAALKSVFESLGLTHVQTYIQSGNVVFEGDIGRPALEAALLQAFGFPVAVLLRSAAQWQDIIGRNPYPLQAEADGSKVHLTLLDALPTSAGLAAFGAVPSGADEWTHSGLELYLHTPDGMGRTKLNPDRLKVKTTTRNWRTVLRLGELVSGQG
- the carB gene encoding carbamoyl-phosphate synthase large subunit — encoded protein: MPKRTDLHTILILGSGPIQIGQAAEFDYSGTQALKALKKEGYRVVLVNSNPATIMTDPELSDATYLEPLTPEFVEKVIALEQPDALLPTLGGQTALNLAMELHERGVLEKYGVELIGAGVEAIKKGEDRELFQAAMKKIGVETARGQMVHSMEEAIAYQKELGLPVVIRPSFTLGGTGGGIAHTYEEFLDITEGGLRDSPVTSVLLEESILGWKEYELEVMRDTADTVIIITSIENFDPMGVHTGDSITVAPAQTLSDVEYQRLRDQSLAIIREIGVATGGSNIQFAVNPDNGRVIVIEMNPRVSRSSALASKATGFPIAKIAALLAVGYHLDELPNDITRVTPASFEPSIDYVVTKIPRFAFEKFPGTSDHLGTQMRSVGEVMAVGRTFKESLQKALRSTESDTRGLYAQMDRAGLRALLYPNPRRLEAVIELLRRGETVDELFEATKIDRWFLCQLHEIVAAESEILELGPITGWKYEYWREVKRLGFSDARIGEIVGLSELAVRALRKEAKATPVYKTVDTCAAEFEAYTPYHYSTYEWEDEVTATDKPKVVILGSGPNRIGQGVEFDYATVHAVWALQEAGYETIMVNSNPETVSTDYDTADRLYFEPLTFEDVMNIVEHEKPIGVIVQLGGQTPLKLAKRLADAGAPIIGTSPETIDEAEDRASFNALCERLGIPQPKGLVARDASEAQELAARLGFPLMARPSYVLGGRAMRTVHSAAELQTYLDEVYSVVEGQPSILLDQYLEGALELDVDTLCDGQTAVVAGIMEHIEAAGVHSGDSACIIPPVHLSAELSATVKATTERLALELGVKGLMNVQWAIKDGVPYILEANPRASRTVPYVSKATGHPLAKYAARIAVGQTLEEIGLTQTPTPAMYSVKEVHLPFLKFRGVLPILGPEMKSTGESMGIDADPYLAYYRAEIGAKSNLPLTGTALLLGDGLDDVAAELERAGLSVIRTQDGEKLPDLLIDVTGSRLLRTALERGVPIVSTREGAEWTAKAIAAAVGAELNVRSLQGWLQA